In Xiphophorus maculatus strain JP 163 A chromosome 2, X_maculatus-5.0-male, whole genome shotgun sequence, one genomic interval encodes:
- the kcnc1 gene encoding potassium voltage-gated channel subfamily C member 1 isoform X1, producing the protein MGLSDDKDRIVINVGGIRHQTYRSTLRTLPGTRLSWLAEPDAPNHFDYDAKIEEFFFDRHPGVFAHILNYYRTGKLHCPADVCGPLYEEELAFWGIDETDVEPCCWMTYRQHREAEEALDSFGGGGLLDLGSEDPEPEPEHEDDDEMTRRLAQGDSPDVRSGSLWSRWQKRVWALFEDPYSSKYARWIALASLFFILVSITTFCLETHEAFNPIVNRTETEVLDNETVVSTYQETETAAYLTYIEGVCVVWFTFEFLMRITFCPNKFDFIRNALNIIDFVAILPFYLEVSLSGLSSKAAKDVLGFLRVVRFVRILRIFKLTRHFVGLRVLGHTLRASTNEFLLLIIFLALGVLIFATMIYYAERIGADPNDPRASEHTQFKNIPIGFWWAVVTMTTLGYGDMYPQTTFGMLVGALCALAGVLTIAMPVPVIVNNFGMYYSLAMAKQKLPKKKNRHIPRAPQPGSPNYCKSSISSQHPSPIPHDDVFEIKFQDSKLNGEAANAALANEDCPHIDQAISPEEIFSPSERERPCFLVTTAEHPNHTGGRVRRGYEKPWSLNSMSGMSGDASGVSSVSALPCSPPCLMQHSHSPIPSIM; encoded by the exons ATGGGCCTGAGCGACGACAAGGATCGCATTGTGATAAACGTAGGAGGGATCAGACATCAGACATACCGCAGTACCCTGCGCACCCTACCTGGAACCCGCTTGTCCTGGCTGGCCGAGCCTGATGCGCCCAACCACTTCGACTATGACGCCAAGATCGAGGAGTTCTTCTTCGACCGCCACCCGGGCGTTTTTGCACACATCCTTAATTACTACAGGACGGGTAAACTGCACTGCCCGGCCGACGTCTGCGGGCCGCTGTATGAGGAGGAGCTGGCCTTCTGGGGCATCGATGAGACAGACGTGGAGCCATGCTGCTGGATGACCTATCGACAGCACCGGGAGGCAGAGGAGGCCCTTGATAGTTTCGGTGGAGGGGGTCTGTTAGACCTGGGGAGCGAGGATCCGGAGCCAGAGCCGGAgcatgaggatgatgatgagatGACGAGGAGGCTGGCGCAGGGGGATTCACCTGATGTGAGGAGTGGCAGCCTGTGGAGTCGCTGGCAGAAACGGGTCTGGGCTCTGTTCGAGGATCCATACTCTTCAAAATATGCCagg TGGATCGCTCTGGCCTCGCTTTTCTTCATTCTGGTGTCTATCACCACCTTCTGTCTGGAGACCCACGAAGCCTTCAACCCGATTGTGAACCGCACCGAGACAGAAGTGCTGGACAATGAAACGGTGGTGAGCACATACCAGGAGACAGAGACGGCGGCATACCTCACCTACATCGAGGGCGTCTGCGTTGTGTGGTTCACTTTTGAGTTTCTGATGCGAATAACTTTCTGTCCGAACAAATTTGACTTCATTCGGAACGCGCTCAACATCATCGACTTTGTGGCCATCCTGCCCTTCTACCTGGAGGTGAGCCTCAGCGGGCTGTCCTCCAAGGCAGCGAAAGACGTGCTGGGATTCCTGAGAGTTGTCCGCTTTGTGCGGATCCTGCGTATATTCAAGCTAACCCGTCACTTCGTGGGGCTGCGAGTTCTGGGTCACACTCTGAGGGCCAGCACCAATgagttcctcctcctcattaTTTTCCTTGCTCTTGGCGTCCTCATCTTTGCCACAATGATCTACTACGCAGAACGCATTGGAGCCGACCCCAACGACCCGAGAGCCAGTGAGCATACACAGTTCAAGAACATCCCAATCGGATTCTGGTGGGCGGTGGTGACGATGACGACCCTCGGCTACGGAGACATGTACCCTCAGACGACCTTTGGCATGCTGGTTGGAGCCCTGTGTGCCCTGGCAGGTGTGCTGACCATCGCCATGCCAGTACCAGTAATTGTCAACAACTTTGGAATGTACTACTCCCTGGCAATGGCTAAACAGAAactaccaaagaaaaaaaacaggcataTCCCTAGAGCGCCCCAACCAGGCTCCCCTAACTATTGTAAATCCAGCATCAGCTCCCAGCATCCAAGCCCTATACCCCACGACGATGTGTTTGAGATCAAATTTCAAG ATTCCAAGCTGAACGGTGAAGCGGCTAACGCAGCACTGGCCAACGAAGACTGCCCGCACATAGACCAGGCCATTTCTCCGGAGGAGATCTTCAGCCCCAGCGAGCGAGAGCGGCCCTGCTTCTTGGTCACCACGGCTGAACACCCCAACCACACGGGGGGCAGAGTGAGGAGGG GTTATGAAAAGCCTTGGAGCCTTAACAGCATGTCTGGCATGAGCGGGGATGCCTCTGGAGTGTCCTCAGTGTCCGCCCTGCCCTGCAGCCCACCCTGTCTAATGCAGCACTCACATTCTCCCATCCCATCCATTATGTAG
- the kcnc1 gene encoding potassium voltage-gated channel subfamily C member 1 isoform X4, producing the protein MGLSDDKDRIVINVGGIRHQTYRSTLRTLPGTRLSWLAEPDAPNHFDYDAKIEEFFFDRHPGVFAHILNYYRTGKLHCPADVCGPLYEEELAFWGIDETDVEPCCWMTYRQHREAEEALDSFGGGGLLDLGSEDPEPEPEHEDDDEMTRRLAQGDSPDVRSGSLWSRWQKRVWALFEDPYSSKYARWIALASLFFILVSITTFCLETHEAFNPIVNRTETEVLDNETVVSTYQETETAAYLTYIEGVCVVWFTFEFLMRITFCPNKFDFIRNALNIIDFVAILPFYLEVSLSGLSSKAAKDVLGFLRVVRFVRILRIFKLTRHFVGLRVLGHTLRASTNEFLLLIIFLALGVLIFATMIYYAERIGADPNDPRASEHTQFKNIPIGFWWAVVTMTTLGYGDMYPQTTFGMLVGALCALAGVLTIAMPVPVIVNNFGMYYSLAMAKQKLPKKKNRHIPRAPQPGSPNYCKSSISSQHPSPIPHDDNVLCFPTEGYEKPWSLNSMSGMSGDASGVSSVSALPCSPPCLMQHSHSPIPSIM; encoded by the exons ATGGGCCTGAGCGACGACAAGGATCGCATTGTGATAAACGTAGGAGGGATCAGACATCAGACATACCGCAGTACCCTGCGCACCCTACCTGGAACCCGCTTGTCCTGGCTGGCCGAGCCTGATGCGCCCAACCACTTCGACTATGACGCCAAGATCGAGGAGTTCTTCTTCGACCGCCACCCGGGCGTTTTTGCACACATCCTTAATTACTACAGGACGGGTAAACTGCACTGCCCGGCCGACGTCTGCGGGCCGCTGTATGAGGAGGAGCTGGCCTTCTGGGGCATCGATGAGACAGACGTGGAGCCATGCTGCTGGATGACCTATCGACAGCACCGGGAGGCAGAGGAGGCCCTTGATAGTTTCGGTGGAGGGGGTCTGTTAGACCTGGGGAGCGAGGATCCGGAGCCAGAGCCGGAgcatgaggatgatgatgagatGACGAGGAGGCTGGCGCAGGGGGATTCACCTGATGTGAGGAGTGGCAGCCTGTGGAGTCGCTGGCAGAAACGGGTCTGGGCTCTGTTCGAGGATCCATACTCTTCAAAATATGCCagg TGGATCGCTCTGGCCTCGCTTTTCTTCATTCTGGTGTCTATCACCACCTTCTGTCTGGAGACCCACGAAGCCTTCAACCCGATTGTGAACCGCACCGAGACAGAAGTGCTGGACAATGAAACGGTGGTGAGCACATACCAGGAGACAGAGACGGCGGCATACCTCACCTACATCGAGGGCGTCTGCGTTGTGTGGTTCACTTTTGAGTTTCTGATGCGAATAACTTTCTGTCCGAACAAATTTGACTTCATTCGGAACGCGCTCAACATCATCGACTTTGTGGCCATCCTGCCCTTCTACCTGGAGGTGAGCCTCAGCGGGCTGTCCTCCAAGGCAGCGAAAGACGTGCTGGGATTCCTGAGAGTTGTCCGCTTTGTGCGGATCCTGCGTATATTCAAGCTAACCCGTCACTTCGTGGGGCTGCGAGTTCTGGGTCACACTCTGAGGGCCAGCACCAATgagttcctcctcctcattaTTTTCCTTGCTCTTGGCGTCCTCATCTTTGCCACAATGATCTACTACGCAGAACGCATTGGAGCCGACCCCAACGACCCGAGAGCCAGTGAGCATACACAGTTCAAGAACATCCCAATCGGATTCTGGTGGGCGGTGGTGACGATGACGACCCTCGGCTACGGAGACATGTACCCTCAGACGACCTTTGGCATGCTGGTTGGAGCCCTGTGTGCCCTGGCAGGTGTGCTGACCATCGCCATGCCAGTACCAGTAATTGTCAACAACTTTGGAATGTACTACTCCCTGGCAATGGCTAAACAGAAactaccaaagaaaaaaaacaggcataTCCCTAGAGCGCCCCAACCAGGCTCCCCTAACTATTGTAAATCCAGCATCAGCTCCCAGCATCCAAGCCCTATACCCCACGACGAT AACGTTCTCTGTTTTCCAACTGAAGGTTATGAAAAGCCTTGGAGCCTTAACAGCATGTCTGGCATGAGCGGGGATGCCTCTGGAGTGTCCTCAGTGTCCGCCCTGCCCTGCAGCCCACCCTGTCTAATGCAGCACTCACATTCTCCCATCCCATCCATTATGTAG
- the kcnc1 gene encoding potassium voltage-gated channel subfamily C member 1 isoform X3, with the protein MGLSDDKDRIVINVGGIRHQTYRSTLRTLPGTRLSWLAEPDAPNHFDYDAKIEEFFFDRHPGVFAHILNYYRTGKLHCPADVCGPLYEEELAFWGIDETDVEPCCWMTYRQHREAEEALDSFGGGGLLDLGSEDPEPEPEHEDDDEMTRRLAQGDSPDVRSGSLWSRWQKRVWALFEDPYSSKYARWIALASLFFILVSITTFCLETHEAFNPIVNRTETEVLDNETVVSTYQETETAAYLTYIEGVCVVWFTFEFLMRITFCPNKFDFIRNALNIIDFVAILPFYLEVSLSGLSSKAAKDVLGFLRVVRFVRILRIFKLTRHFVGLRVLGHTLRASTNEFLLLIIFLALGVLIFATMIYYAERIGADPNDPRASEHTQFKNIPIGFWWAVVTMTTLGYGDMYPQTTFGMLVGALCALAGVLTIAMPVPVIVNNFGMYYSLAMAKQKLPKKKNRHIPRAPQPGSPNYCKSSISSQHPSPIPHDDVFEIKFQDSKLNGEAANAALANEDCPHIDQAISPEEIFSPSERERPCFLVTTAEHPNHTGGRVRRENQRQHRSRQPTELDELCPQSLWPIANL; encoded by the exons ATGGGCCTGAGCGACGACAAGGATCGCATTGTGATAAACGTAGGAGGGATCAGACATCAGACATACCGCAGTACCCTGCGCACCCTACCTGGAACCCGCTTGTCCTGGCTGGCCGAGCCTGATGCGCCCAACCACTTCGACTATGACGCCAAGATCGAGGAGTTCTTCTTCGACCGCCACCCGGGCGTTTTTGCACACATCCTTAATTACTACAGGACGGGTAAACTGCACTGCCCGGCCGACGTCTGCGGGCCGCTGTATGAGGAGGAGCTGGCCTTCTGGGGCATCGATGAGACAGACGTGGAGCCATGCTGCTGGATGACCTATCGACAGCACCGGGAGGCAGAGGAGGCCCTTGATAGTTTCGGTGGAGGGGGTCTGTTAGACCTGGGGAGCGAGGATCCGGAGCCAGAGCCGGAgcatgaggatgatgatgagatGACGAGGAGGCTGGCGCAGGGGGATTCACCTGATGTGAGGAGTGGCAGCCTGTGGAGTCGCTGGCAGAAACGGGTCTGGGCTCTGTTCGAGGATCCATACTCTTCAAAATATGCCagg TGGATCGCTCTGGCCTCGCTTTTCTTCATTCTGGTGTCTATCACCACCTTCTGTCTGGAGACCCACGAAGCCTTCAACCCGATTGTGAACCGCACCGAGACAGAAGTGCTGGACAATGAAACGGTGGTGAGCACATACCAGGAGACAGAGACGGCGGCATACCTCACCTACATCGAGGGCGTCTGCGTTGTGTGGTTCACTTTTGAGTTTCTGATGCGAATAACTTTCTGTCCGAACAAATTTGACTTCATTCGGAACGCGCTCAACATCATCGACTTTGTGGCCATCCTGCCCTTCTACCTGGAGGTGAGCCTCAGCGGGCTGTCCTCCAAGGCAGCGAAAGACGTGCTGGGATTCCTGAGAGTTGTCCGCTTTGTGCGGATCCTGCGTATATTCAAGCTAACCCGTCACTTCGTGGGGCTGCGAGTTCTGGGTCACACTCTGAGGGCCAGCACCAATgagttcctcctcctcattaTTTTCCTTGCTCTTGGCGTCCTCATCTTTGCCACAATGATCTACTACGCAGAACGCATTGGAGCCGACCCCAACGACCCGAGAGCCAGTGAGCATACACAGTTCAAGAACATCCCAATCGGATTCTGGTGGGCGGTGGTGACGATGACGACCCTCGGCTACGGAGACATGTACCCTCAGACGACCTTTGGCATGCTGGTTGGAGCCCTGTGTGCCCTGGCAGGTGTGCTGACCATCGCCATGCCAGTACCAGTAATTGTCAACAACTTTGGAATGTACTACTCCCTGGCAATGGCTAAACAGAAactaccaaagaaaaaaaacaggcataTCCCTAGAGCGCCCCAACCAGGCTCCCCTAACTATTGTAAATCCAGCATCAGCTCCCAGCATCCAAGCCCTATACCCCACGACGATGTGTTTGAGATCAAATTTCAAG ATTCCAAGCTGAACGGTGAAGCGGCTAACGCAGCACTGGCCAACGAAGACTGCCCGCACATAGACCAGGCCATTTCTCCGGAGGAGATCTTCAGCCCCAGCGAGCGAGAGCGGCCCTGCTTCTTGGTCACCACGGCTGAACACCCCAACCACACGGGGGGCAGAGTGAGGAGGG aGAACCAACGACAGCACCGGAGCAGACAACCAACAGA ATTGGACGAGCTGTGCCCACAGAGTCTTTGGCCTATCGCCAACCTCTGA
- the kcnc1 gene encoding potassium voltage-gated channel subfamily C member 1 isoform X2, whose product MGLSDDKDRIVINVGGIRHQTYRSTLRTLPGTRLSWLAEPDAPNHFDYDAKIEEFFFDRHPGVFAHILNYYRTGKLHCPADVCGPLYEEELAFWGIDETDVEPCCWMTYRQHREAEEALDSFGGGGLLDLGSEDPEPEPEHEDDDEMTRRLAQGDSPDVRSGSLWSRWQKRVWALFEDPYSSKYARWIALASLFFILVSITTFCLETHEAFNPIVNRTETEVLDNETVVSTYQETETAAYLTYIEGVCVVWFTFEFLMRITFCPNKFDFIRNALNIIDFVAILPFYLEVSLSGLSSKAAKDVLGFLRVVRFVRILRIFKLTRHFVGLRVLGHTLRASTNEFLLLIIFLALGVLIFATMIYYAERIGADPNDPRASEHTQFKNIPIGFWWAVVTMTTLGYGDMYPQTTFGMLVGALCALAGVLTIAMPVPVIVNNFGMYYSLAMAKQKLPKKKNRHIPRAPQPGSPNYCKSSISSQHPSPIPHDDVFEIKFQDSKLNGEAANAALANEDCPHIDQAISPEEIFSPSERERPCFLVTTAEHPNHTGGRVRRENQRQHRSRQPTESVCVMNHGVPTTMCMTHNDPSPT is encoded by the exons ATGGGCCTGAGCGACGACAAGGATCGCATTGTGATAAACGTAGGAGGGATCAGACATCAGACATACCGCAGTACCCTGCGCACCCTACCTGGAACCCGCTTGTCCTGGCTGGCCGAGCCTGATGCGCCCAACCACTTCGACTATGACGCCAAGATCGAGGAGTTCTTCTTCGACCGCCACCCGGGCGTTTTTGCACACATCCTTAATTACTACAGGACGGGTAAACTGCACTGCCCGGCCGACGTCTGCGGGCCGCTGTATGAGGAGGAGCTGGCCTTCTGGGGCATCGATGAGACAGACGTGGAGCCATGCTGCTGGATGACCTATCGACAGCACCGGGAGGCAGAGGAGGCCCTTGATAGTTTCGGTGGAGGGGGTCTGTTAGACCTGGGGAGCGAGGATCCGGAGCCAGAGCCGGAgcatgaggatgatgatgagatGACGAGGAGGCTGGCGCAGGGGGATTCACCTGATGTGAGGAGTGGCAGCCTGTGGAGTCGCTGGCAGAAACGGGTCTGGGCTCTGTTCGAGGATCCATACTCTTCAAAATATGCCagg TGGATCGCTCTGGCCTCGCTTTTCTTCATTCTGGTGTCTATCACCACCTTCTGTCTGGAGACCCACGAAGCCTTCAACCCGATTGTGAACCGCACCGAGACAGAAGTGCTGGACAATGAAACGGTGGTGAGCACATACCAGGAGACAGAGACGGCGGCATACCTCACCTACATCGAGGGCGTCTGCGTTGTGTGGTTCACTTTTGAGTTTCTGATGCGAATAACTTTCTGTCCGAACAAATTTGACTTCATTCGGAACGCGCTCAACATCATCGACTTTGTGGCCATCCTGCCCTTCTACCTGGAGGTGAGCCTCAGCGGGCTGTCCTCCAAGGCAGCGAAAGACGTGCTGGGATTCCTGAGAGTTGTCCGCTTTGTGCGGATCCTGCGTATATTCAAGCTAACCCGTCACTTCGTGGGGCTGCGAGTTCTGGGTCACACTCTGAGGGCCAGCACCAATgagttcctcctcctcattaTTTTCCTTGCTCTTGGCGTCCTCATCTTTGCCACAATGATCTACTACGCAGAACGCATTGGAGCCGACCCCAACGACCCGAGAGCCAGTGAGCATACACAGTTCAAGAACATCCCAATCGGATTCTGGTGGGCGGTGGTGACGATGACGACCCTCGGCTACGGAGACATGTACCCTCAGACGACCTTTGGCATGCTGGTTGGAGCCCTGTGTGCCCTGGCAGGTGTGCTGACCATCGCCATGCCAGTACCAGTAATTGTCAACAACTTTGGAATGTACTACTCCCTGGCAATGGCTAAACAGAAactaccaaagaaaaaaaacaggcataTCCCTAGAGCGCCCCAACCAGGCTCCCCTAACTATTGTAAATCCAGCATCAGCTCCCAGCATCCAAGCCCTATACCCCACGACGATGTGTTTGAGATCAAATTTCAAG ATTCCAAGCTGAACGGTGAAGCGGCTAACGCAGCACTGGCCAACGAAGACTGCCCGCACATAGACCAGGCCATTTCTCCGGAGGAGATCTTCAGCCCCAGCGAGCGAGAGCGGCCCTGCTTCTTGGTCACCACGGCTGAACACCCCAACCACACGGGGGGCAGAGTGAGGAGGG aGAACCAACGACAGCACCGGAGCAGACAACCAACAGAGTCAGTTTGTGTTATGAACCATGGTGTACCAACCACTATGTGTATGACCCATAATGACCCATCACCCACTTGA